One segment of Erigeron canadensis isolate Cc75 chromosome 2, C_canadensis_v1, whole genome shotgun sequence DNA contains the following:
- the LOC122589938 gene encoding homeobox-leucine zipper protein ATHB-16-like → MKRNFNCTDSLTHYLSQPLEGEMKSEEECIYPGEYPSMVDGGGSGGGGGDGEDYGGEESGQYNDKKRRLSNHQVKSLEKIFEVDNKLDPDRKVKVAQDLGLQPRQVAIWFQNRRARWKTKQLERDYNILKSNYDALKHNYHKLEQEKEVLNKELVEVKAKLHEETTERNDEFEDRENVLFLGSDPTNTNHEVYTSLSYDKTRKLLDLKDGFSDSDSSGVLNEENMNVSNNNNGSPMLNMTNFGLSSLCSSSATTSNHTELIDPGVYQPQSDSYLVSSVEEESCHLFLVDQAPNLSWYFRDHMN, encoded by the exons ATGAAGAGAAACTTCAATTGCACTGATTCTCTGACTCATTATCTCTCACAACCACTTGAAG GTGAGATGAAATCAGAAGAAGAATGCATATACCCTGGAGAATACCCGTCAATGGTGGACGGCGGCGGAAGTGGTGGCGGGGGCGGTGATGGCGAAGATTATGGCGGTGAAGAAAGTGGGCAATATAATGACAAAAAAAGAAGATTAAGTAACCATCAAGTAAAATCATTGGAAAAAATATTTGAAGTTGATAATAAACTAGACCCAGATCGGAAAGTGAAAGTGGCTCAAGATTTGGGATTGCAGCCACGGCAGGTGGCGATTTGGTTCCAGAACCGCCGTGCACGGTGGAAGACAAAACAACTTGAAAGAGATTATAATATTTTGAAGTCTAATTATGATGCACTTAAACATAATTATCATAAGCTTGAGCAAGAAAAAGAGGTCCTTAACAAAGAG TTGGTAGAGGTAAAAGCAAAACTTCACGAGGAAACAACAGaaagaaatgatgaatttgaggaCAGAGAAAATGTACTGTTCTTGGGATCTGATCCAACCAATACAAATCATGAAGTGTACACAAGTTTAAGCTATGACAAAACTCGAAAATTACTAgatttaaaagatggattttctgaTAGTGATTCAAGTGGTGTTCTAAATGAAGAAAACATGAATGTTAGCAACAACAATAATGGAAGTCCGATGCTAAATATGACCAATTTCGGCCTCTCTTCTCTCTGTTCATCGTCGGCTACGACTTCAAATCACACCGAGTTGATAGACCCAGGGGTGTATCAACCACAATCTGATTCGTATTTAGTTAGTAGCGTCGAGGAAGAATCGTGCCACCTTTTTTTAGTCGATCAAGCGCCTAATCTTAGTTGGTACTTTAGGGATCATATGAACTAG